The Candidatus Binatus sp. sequence GGTCCAAGAAATTTCTCGTCCGGCCCCAGCGTTTTAGCCGGAGGAACCACGTTCGAAAGGTCGTTCAGGGAGAACACGACGCTCTTTTGTCCGTAGGAAATCCGGTAAACCAATCGCTCTAGTTTTTCGACAGTTACGCCGTCGGACTTGCCGAGAACGACATGGACGACTTCATTTTTCTTCTTCCAATCGGTGAGTTCGACGTAATAAGCGAAATGCAGCTTTCCTTCGTCCCGGTCCATCACGTCGAGCCGGATATTCCCGGCGTAACGCGTGCCGTTGTCGTAGAAATAGAAATAATAATAATTCTCCGTCGGATAAACCTTGACGCGATCGGGCAAACTCTCGAGCACGTAGGCGAACATGGCTTTCGTATCGGAGAGCGGCAGCGATGTCGTTCGGGTTACGTCCTCGACATAAGTTTCGTTTGTGTAAAGCCGCGGCCGATCGGCGCCCTCTGCCGCGACCGCGATGACGGTGAAAATCGTCGCTACCATCAGTGCGACGGAGCCGGGGCGAGCTTTAGTCATCTGTTTGAGACCATATTTCACACCACGCAAATCCCAGCGGAATGTTAGCATTCACGTCGATCCCTGGTCATCTGGGAAATGTCGGTATAAATCAGGTGAACGCGAATGTCGGGTAAAAGGGTCAGGGTCGGTAGAGGCCGCCGTGTCCGCACGTCATCGGTTACGCCGTGAACAACGGACCCATGTGAAACGTAGTCTCACCGCGCCTTCGTGCCAGAAACGGACAATTCTCTGGTAGGTAAGTTCGATGATCGAACTTAGGGGCGGTTGTTCGGGGCGAGGACCGCCTTTGTCGTCTGATCCGGGCCGAACTCATCATTACTATCGACCGACAACAATTCGCCGAGCCGGGAGCGGGCGCGGTTGACGCGGCTCTTGATGGTTCCGACCGCGCAGCCGCAGATTTTGGCCGTTTCCTCGTAAGAAAAACCGGAGGCCCCGACCAGGATCAGTGCCTCGCGCTGATCCGCAGGCAACTTGGCCAGCGCCGCGCGAAACTCCGTGAATTCGACTTGACCTTCTTGCTCCGGTTGTGATTTCAAACTCTCGGCATAGCCGCCGTCACTGTCCTCGACTTCCCGGCGGCGCTTGCGATATTCGGATCGAAACTGGTTGCGCAGGATCGTAAATAACCAGGCCGGCATGTTGGTTCCGGGTCGAAAGGAATCGATGTGCGTCAGTGCTCTGGCCAGGGTCTCCTGAACCAGATCGTCGGCCCGGTCGACGTTCCTGCAAAGGGAGATCGCGAATGCGCGCAGGCTCGGGACCGCGGCAAGCATGGCTTCGCGCAGCGACGGATCGAGGGACATTACTAGGAATCCTTGTCGCTTCGTTTTTCGAGTTTCCGTAATAAATCGACAAAGCGATCGGGCACGCCTTCGCTCACCACCTCGTCGTACATGGCTCGCAACTGCTGACCGA is a genomic window containing:
- a CDS encoding sigma-70 family RNA polymerase sigma factor — protein: MSLDPSLREAMLAAVPSLRAFAISLCRNVDRADDLVQETLARALTHIDSFRPGTNMPAWLFTILRNQFRSEYRKRRREVEDSDGGYAESLKSQPEQEGQVEFTEFRAALAKLPADQREALILVGASGFSYEETAKICGCAVGTIKSRVNRARSRLGELLSVDSNDEFGPDQTTKAVLAPNNRP
- a CDS encoding NepR family anti-sigma factor, which encodes MTDRKSIRRPKMDSSPAKPEKTDARLGRDVQTKIGQQLRAMYDEVVSEGVPDRFVDLLRKLEKRSDKDS